In a genomic window of Streptomyces koelreuteriae:
- a CDS encoding DUF6412 domain-containing protein, producing MIRGRVNPRPALVLLLLVLELALLDTGSLTATVALAATAAASAALAVCAVIAARCAPAVPRTRVRTAIRDRDLRTAFLPQRDPDAKGRPRPRAPGHALRATFA from the coding sequence ATGATCCGCGGTCGGGTGAATCCGCGTCCCGCTCTCGTACTGCTCCTCCTGGTCCTGGAGTTGGCGCTGCTGGACACCGGCAGCCTCACCGCCACCGTCGCGCTCGCGGCGACCGCCGCGGCCTCGGCCGCGCTCGCGGTCTGCGCCGTCATCGCCGCGCGCTGTGCGCCCGCCGTGCCACGCACCCGGGTACGTACGGCCATCCGCGACCGTGATCTGCGTACGGCCTTCCTGCCGCAACGCGACCCGGACGCCAAGGGACGCCCCCGGCCCCGGGCACCCGGACACGCCCTCCGGGCGACCTTCGCGTAG
- a CDS encoding YidC/Oxa1 family membrane protein insertase, which translates to MSVFANLVEHLADLLHPLFGASAAAAAIVLFTALVRLLVHPLSRAAARGQKARTALQPKIAELRKKHGKNPEKLQRAVLDLHAEEKVSPLAGCLPGLLQVPAFFLLYHLFSSDTIGGRANELLGHELFAAPLGERWIDALGGGGALSGAGLVYVGLFVIVAGVAAFSYHLSKRMMAANPVVPAGGSGGEQLPGLAAVTKAMPFMSFFTLVTVAVVPLAAALYVVTSTTWSVVERAVLYR; encoded by the coding sequence ATGTCCGTCTTCGCCAACCTGGTCGAGCACCTCGCCGACCTGCTCCACCCGCTGTTCGGCGCCTCCGCGGCCGCCGCCGCGATCGTCCTGTTCACCGCGCTCGTACGACTGCTCGTCCACCCCCTGTCCCGGGCCGCCGCGCGCGGCCAGAAGGCCCGGACCGCGCTCCAGCCGAAGATCGCCGAGCTGCGGAAGAAGCACGGGAAGAACCCCGAGAAGCTCCAGCGGGCCGTACTGGACCTGCACGCCGAGGAGAAGGTGTCGCCGCTGGCCGGCTGCCTGCCCGGGCTGCTCCAGGTGCCCGCGTTCTTCCTGCTCTACCACCTGTTCTCCAGCGACACGATCGGCGGGCGGGCCAATGAGCTGCTCGGCCATGAGCTGTTCGCGGCGCCGCTGGGGGAGCGGTGGATCGACGCGCTCGGCGGGGGCGGTGCGCTGAGTGGGGCCGGGCTCGTCTACGTCGGGCTGTTCGTGATCGTCGCCGGCGTCGCCGCGTTCAGCTACCACCTGAGCAAGCGGATGATGGCCGCCAACCCGGTCGTCCCGGCCGGGGGCAGTGGTGGGGAGCAGCTGCCCGGGCTGGCGGCGGTGACCAAGGCCATGCCGTTCATGTCCTTCTTCACGCTGGTCACCGTGGCCGTGGTGCCGCTGGCCGCCGCGCTGTACGTGGTGACCAGTACGACGTGGAGTGTCGTCGAGCGGGCCGTGCTGTACCGGTGA
- a CDS encoding fumarylacetoacetate hydrolase family protein, protein MKLLRVGTAGAERPALLDAEGILRDLSGVVADVDGALLADEAALDRVRAAADAGELPALDAAGLRFGSPLGRIGKIVCIGLNYHDHARETGAEPPAEPVVFMKAPDTVVGPHDTVLVPRGSVKTDWEVELAVVIGRTARYLESAEEGLAHVAGYAVAHDVSEREFQIERGGTWDKGKNCETFNPLGPWLVTADEVPDPQRLSLKLWVNGELKQDGTTAEQIFSVGEVVRYLSQVMTLYPGDVINTGTPAGVAMGEPEPKPYLRAGDVVELEIEGLGRQRQEFKNA, encoded by the coding sequence ATGAAGCTGCTGCGAGTCGGTACGGCGGGGGCGGAGCGGCCCGCGCTGCTCGACGCCGAGGGGATCCTGCGGGACCTGTCGGGCGTCGTCGCGGACGTCGACGGCGCGCTGCTCGCCGACGAGGCCGCGCTCGACCGGGTGCGGGCCGCCGCGGACGCCGGTGAGCTGCCCGCGCTGGACGCCGCCGGGCTGCGGTTCGGATCGCCGCTGGGCAGGATCGGCAAGATCGTCTGCATCGGGCTGAACTACCACGACCACGCGCGCGAGACGGGTGCCGAGCCGCCCGCCGAGCCGGTCGTCTTCATGAAGGCGCCGGACACGGTCGTCGGGCCGCACGACACGGTGCTCGTGCCGCGCGGGTCCGTGAAGACCGACTGGGAGGTCGAACTGGCCGTCGTCATCGGGCGTACGGCCAGGTATCTGGAGTCCGCGGAGGAGGGGCTCGCGCATGTCGCCGGGTACGCGGTGGCGCACGACGTGTCCGAGCGGGAGTTCCAGATCGAGCGGGGCGGGACCTGGGACAAGGGGAAGAACTGCGAGACGTTCAACCCGCTCGGGCCGTGGCTGGTGACGGCGGACGAGGTGCCGGATCCGCAGCGGCTGTCCCTGAAGCTGTGGGTCAACGGGGAGTTGAAGCAGGACGGGACGACGGCCGAGCAGATCTTCTCGGTGGGGGAGGTCGTGCGGTATCTCAGTCAGGTCATGACGCTGTACCCGGGCGACGTGATCAATACGGGGACGCCCGCGGGGGTTGCGATGGGGGAGCCTGAGCCGAAGCCGTATCTCAGGGCCGGGGATGTGGTGGAGCTGGAGATCGAGGGGCTGGGGCGGCAGCGGCAGGAGTTCAAGAACGCGTAG
- a CDS encoding LLM class F420-dependent oxidoreductase encodes MTTALKESVGRYGIWSVGLRSEDPDRRGELAETAAELEELGYGALWLGGNTSAANAAPLIEATSRLTVGTSIQSIWEHEADTTAASFAELEAAHPGRFLLGLGVSHAKRAEQYRRPYSALVSYLDGLDAAGMPADGRVLAALGPKSLELTRDRSAGAIPYLVTAEHTAHARELLGDGPLLAPELGVIPETDPTRARALAREFLALYLPLPNYTNNFLRHGFTENDLPNGGSDRLIDALFAWGDEAAIRARIDTYFDAGADHVALQVVTDSPRDALPRKAWRDLSSVLK; translated from the coding sequence ATGACCACCGCCCTGAAGGAATCCGTCGGCCGGTACGGCATCTGGAGCGTAGGCCTGCGCTCGGAGGACCCGGACCGGCGCGGCGAACTCGCCGAGACCGCCGCCGAACTGGAGGAACTCGGCTACGGCGCCCTCTGGCTGGGCGGCAACACCTCCGCCGCGAACGCCGCCCCGCTGATCGAGGCGACCTCCCGGCTCACCGTCGGCACCAGCATCCAGAGCATCTGGGAGCACGAGGCGGACACCACCGCCGCGAGCTTCGCCGAGCTGGAGGCCGCCCACCCCGGCCGCTTCCTGCTGGGCCTCGGCGTCAGCCACGCCAAGCGGGCGGAGCAGTACCGCCGCCCGTACTCGGCGCTCGTCTCCTACCTGGACGGCCTGGACGCCGCCGGGATGCCCGCCGACGGCCGGGTCCTGGCCGCCCTCGGCCCGAAGAGCCTGGAGCTGACCCGCGACCGTTCGGCCGGCGCGATCCCCTACCTGGTCACCGCCGAACACACCGCCCACGCCCGCGAACTCCTCGGCGACGGCCCCCTGCTCGCCCCCGAACTGGGCGTGATCCCGGAAACGGACCCGACCCGCGCCCGTGCCCTGGCCCGCGAGTTCCTCGCCCTCTACCTCCCGCTGCCGAACTACACCAACAACTTCCTCCGCCACGGCTTCACCGAGAACGACCTGCCGAACGGCGGCAGCGACCGCCTCATCGACGCCCTGTTCGCCTGGGGCGACGAGGCGGCGATCCGCGCCAGGATCGACACGTACTTCGACGCGGGCGCCGACCACGTGGCCCTCCAGGTGGTGACCGACTCCCCGAGGGACGCCCTCCCGAGGAAGGCGTGGCGCGATCTGTCGTCAGTACTGAAGTGA
- a CDS encoding heme-degrading domain-containing protein, translated as MTHKSSHNPSHHQELGPKFHPELTPSLEELETQERRLVFRQFSHDDAWALGSLLVELARERQAPLAIDIHRAGQQLFHAALPGSTPDNDAWIARKRRVVERYGSASYLVGARFRAKGTTFEESSRLDPDTYAAHGGSFPITVEGVGVIGAVTVSGLPQLQDHRFVVEALEEFLSKDR; from the coding sequence GTGACGCACAAGAGCTCGCACAACCCTTCGCACCACCAGGAACTCGGCCCCAAGTTCCACCCGGAGCTCACCCCGAGCCTGGAGGAACTGGAGACTCAGGAACGCCGCCTGGTCTTCCGGCAGTTCAGCCACGACGACGCCTGGGCGCTCGGCTCGCTCCTCGTCGAACTCGCCCGGGAGCGGCAGGCCCCGCTCGCCATCGACATCCACCGCGCCGGCCAGCAGCTCTTCCACGCGGCGCTGCCCGGCTCCACCCCGGACAACGACGCCTGGATCGCCCGCAAGCGCCGGGTCGTCGAGCGCTACGGCTCCGCCTCCTACCTGGTGGGCGCCCGCTTCCGCGCCAAGGGCACGACGTTCGAGGAGTCCTCGCGCCTCGACCCCGACACCTACGCGGCCCACGGCGGCTCCTTCCCGATCACCGTCGAGGGCGTGGGCGTGATCGGCGCGGTGACGGTGTCCGGGCTGCCGCAGCTCCAGGACCACCGCTTCGTGGTGGAGGCGCTGGAGGAGTTCCTGAGCAAGGACCGGTAG
- a CDS encoding Gfo/Idh/MocA family oxidoreductase: MTGTPLRVGLVGYGLAGSVFHAPLIAATEGLALDTVVTSNPERQQQARAEFPDVRLAATPDELFGRAAELDLIVIASPNKTHVPLAATTLKAGLPVVVDKPVAGTAAEARELAALAEERGLLLSVFQNRRWDNDFLTLRKLLSEGELGDVLRFESRFERWRPQLKGGWRESGDPAEIGGLLYDLGSHVVDQALALFGPAASVYAESDVRRPGAEADDDTFIAITHTNGVRSHLYVSATTAQLGPRFRVLGSAAGYVKYGLDPQEAALRDGLRPGPDWGVEPESQWGRVGAGGPPSGGESPVTGGGRPEPTLPGDYPAYYAAVAKALLEGGPNPVTALEAAAALDVLEAARRSAREKVTVTL, translated from the coding sequence ATGACTGGCACACCCCTCCGCGTCGGCCTCGTCGGCTACGGCCTCGCCGGCTCCGTCTTCCACGCCCCGCTGATCGCCGCCACCGAGGGCCTCGCCCTCGACACGGTGGTCACCTCGAACCCCGAACGGCAGCAGCAGGCCCGTGCCGAGTTCCCGGACGTACGCCTCGCCGCCACCCCCGACGAGCTGTTCGGCCGGGCCGCCGAGCTGGACCTGATCGTCATCGCGTCCCCGAACAAGACGCATGTGCCGCTCGCCGCCACCACCCTCAAGGCCGGTCTGCCGGTCGTGGTCGACAAGCCCGTCGCCGGCACCGCGGCCGAGGCCCGTGAGCTGGCCGCCCTCGCCGAGGAGCGCGGCCTGCTCCTCTCCGTCTTCCAGAACCGCCGCTGGGACAACGACTTCCTCACCCTGCGCAAGCTGCTCAGCGAGGGCGAGCTGGGCGACGTCCTGCGCTTCGAGTCCCGCTTCGAGCGCTGGCGCCCGCAACTGAAGGGCGGCTGGCGCGAGTCCGGCGACCCCGCAGAGATCGGAGGTCTGCTCTACGACCTCGGCAGCCATGTCGTCGACCAGGCCCTGGCCCTCTTCGGCCCGGCCGCCTCCGTGTACGCGGAGTCGGACGTCCGCCGCCCGGGCGCCGAGGCGGACGACGACACGTTCATCGCGATCACGCACACCAACGGCGTCCGCTCCCACCTCTACGTCTCGGCGACGACGGCCCAGCTCGGCCCTCGCTTCCGCGTCCTGGGCTCCGCCGCCGGCTACGTCAAGTACGGCCTCGACCCCCAGGAGGCGGCCCTGAGGGACGGCCTGCGCCCCGGCCCCGACTGGGGCGTCGAGCCCGAGTCGCAGTGGGGCCGCGTGGGCGCTGGGGGTCCCCCCTCTGGGGGAGAGTCCCCGGTGACGGGCGGCGGCCGCCCCGAACCCACCCTCCCCGGCGACTACCCCGCCTACTATGCGGCCGTGGCGAAGGCCCTGCTGGAGGGCGGCCCCAACCCGGTGACCGCGCTGGAGGCGGCCGCCGCCCTGGACGTACTGGAGGCCGCTCGTCGTTCGGCCCGCGAGAAGGTGACGGTGACCCTGTGA
- a CDS encoding ROK family transcriptional regulator: MHGTGGGVNLLALRSHNAALVLDLLRTAGADGISRLELAERTGLTPQAVSKITARLREDGLAAEAGRRASTGGKPRTVLRLVPEAGHAVGVHLDRDEVRVVLVDLRGTVVGERRAPLDLGAGASAVLTAVTGAVRETVAGVLPAGPFAGPGVGEVRSAGAGAAQASGSMPLAGPGSPLGAGGVREAVGEARSSGSRSARDAAAHASGSMPLTRPGSPLGAEGVRDAAVHGLDSVPLAGPGPGPGSLIGVGVALPGPLDHARGVLHRVTGFPEWDGFPLREALAERLGVPVVVDKDTNAAALGLAAGGEGGSFAYLHLGTGLGAGLVIGGSVHRGARTGAGEFGHQVIQLDGPPCTCGDRGCVEALCLGAVARGDTAEAARVLGAGAANLVGLLDIDVVLLGGRTVATAPEAFVRGVGTVLEAWARRTGQEAVPVRVAAGGGGVVAVGAAQMVLGPVFGRGGG, from the coding sequence ATGCACGGCACCGGAGGCGGGGTGAACCTGCTCGCGTTGCGCAGCCACAACGCGGCGCTGGTCCTCGACCTGCTGCGGACGGCCGGAGCCGACGGCATCAGCCGGCTCGAACTCGCCGAGCGCACCGGGCTCACCCCGCAGGCGGTCAGCAAGATCACGGCCCGGCTGCGGGAGGACGGCCTCGCGGCGGAAGCCGGACGACGGGCCTCCACGGGCGGCAAGCCGCGGACCGTGCTGCGGCTCGTGCCCGAGGCGGGGCACGCGGTCGGGGTCCATCTGGACCGCGACGAGGTGCGGGTCGTACTGGTGGATCTTCGGGGGACCGTGGTGGGGGAGCGGCGGGCCCCGCTGGACCTCGGGGCCGGGGCGTCGGCCGTGCTGACGGCGGTGACGGGGGCGGTGCGGGAGACGGTGGCCGGGGTGCTGCCTGCTGGGCCGTTTGCCGGGCCTGGGGTGGGTGAGGTTCGGTCGGCGGGGGCGGGGGCTGCTCAGGCGTCGGGCTCCATGCCGCTTGCCGGGCCCGGCTCCCCGCTCGGGGCGGGGGGCGTACGGGAGGCGGTTGGTGAGGCCCGGTCGTCTGGGTCGCGGTCTGCCCGGGACGCGGCGGCTCACGCGTCGGGCTCCATGCCGCTCACCCGGCCCGGCTCCCCGCTCGGGGCCGAGGGCGTACGGGACGCGGCGGTTCACGGGCTGGACTCCGTGCCGCTCGCTGGGCCAGGGCCCGGGCCCGGGTCCTTGATCGGGGTCGGTGTCGCGTTGCCCGGGCCGCTCGACCACGCCCGCGGGGTGCTGCACCGGGTGACCGGATTCCCCGAGTGGGACGGCTTTCCGCTGCGGGAGGCGTTGGCGGAGCGGCTCGGGGTGCCGGTGGTGGTCGACAAGGACACCAACGCGGCGGCGCTGGGCCTGGCCGCCGGGGGTGAGGGCGGCTCCTTCGCCTATCTGCACCTCGGTACGGGCCTCGGGGCCGGTCTGGTGATCGGCGGAAGTGTGCACCGGGGGGCCAGGACCGGGGCCGGGGAGTTCGGCCACCAGGTGATCCAGCTCGACGGCCCGCCCTGCACCTGCGGCGACCGCGGCTGCGTCGAGGCGCTGTGCCTCGGTGCGGTGGCGCGCGGCGACACGGCGGAAGCGGCCCGGGTCCTCGGCGCCGGTGCGGCGAACCTGGTGGGCCTGCTCGACATCGACGTCGTCCTCTTGGGCGGCCGCACGGTGGCCACGGCACCGGAGGCGTTCGTACGGGGCGTCGGGACGGTGCTGGAGGCCTGGGCCCGGCGGACGGGCCAGGAGGCCGTGCCGGTGCGCGTCGCCGCCGGGGGCGGAGGAGTCGTGGCGGTGGGGGCGGCCCAGATGGTGCTGGGGCCGGTGTTCGGGCGTGGGGGTGGGTGA
- a CDS encoding TetR/AcrR family transcriptional regulator, protein MRDEKRRACAVCGGPMARPSRGRPPVYCSRSCQARAYRRRRQPLPEPGTPPVSRPTEVRARQRRRIAEAVWRIAAGQGLDAASMRGIAAEARVSLRVVQYHFDSKQALLVDALRLLHEENERLAQGRIRYDMTEPRALLRAVLDEFLPLDEQRAFALRVFTAYYARSLTDPELATVFLAAEQPLERLVADIIGVGEAAGLTTPGIDRTYEADLLVSGAVGLGLDVLHERRSLADVRTVLDYHLARIFPAEAASPGSGRRRSAAEPRH, encoded by the coding sequence GTGCGTGACGAAAAACGACGGGCGTGCGCGGTGTGCGGCGGGCCCATGGCCCGTCCGAGCCGGGGCCGCCCGCCGGTCTACTGCTCCCGGAGCTGCCAGGCACGGGCCTACCGCCGACGCAGGCAGCCGCTGCCCGAGCCGGGCACGCCGCCCGTGTCCCGGCCCACGGAGGTCCGGGCGCGGCAGCGGCGCCGGATCGCCGAGGCGGTGTGGCGTATCGCGGCCGGGCAGGGGCTGGACGCGGCGAGCATGCGCGGGATCGCGGCGGAGGCGAGGGTGTCGCTGCGGGTCGTGCAGTACCACTTCGACTCCAAGCAGGCCCTGCTGGTCGACGCGCTGCGGCTGCTGCACGAGGAGAACGAGCGGCTGGCCCAGGGGCGTATCCGCTACGACATGACGGAGCCGCGCGCGCTGCTGCGGGCCGTACTGGACGAGTTCCTGCCGCTGGACGAGCAACGCGCCTTCGCGCTGCGGGTGTTCACGGCGTACTACGCACGGAGCCTGACGGATCCCGAACTCGCGACGGTGTTCCTGGCCGCCGAGCAGCCGCTGGAACGGCTCGTCGCCGACATCATCGGGGTGGGCGAGGCAGCGGGGCTCACGACACCGGGCATCGACCGGACGTACGAGGCCGACCTGCTGGTGTCGGGGGCCGTCGGGCTGGGCCTGGACGTCCTGCACGAACGCCGTTCCCTCGCGGATGTGCGGACGGTGCTGGACTACCACCTGGCCCGGATCTTCCCCGCGGAGGCGGCCTCACCCGGATCCGGCCGACGCCGGTCAGCCGCCGAACCCCGGCACTGA
- a CDS encoding HAD-IIA family hydrolase has translation MADRKPIESWLTDMDGVLIHEGVPIPGADAFLKKLRESGKPFLVLTNNSMYTPRDLHARLRRMGLDVPIESIWTSALATAQFLDDQRPGGSAYVIGEAGLTTALHDIGYILTDHEPDYVVLGETRTYSFEAMTKAVRLILGGARFICTNPDETGPSTEGPLPATGAVAALITQATGKKPYFAGKPNPLMMRTGLNAIGAHSESSAMIGDRMDTDVLAGMEAGMQTFLVLTGLTRPDQVEDFPYRPSQVLDSIADLVDRV, from the coding sequence ATGGCAGACCGCAAGCCCATCGAGTCGTGGCTCACCGACATGGACGGTGTGCTCATCCACGAGGGCGTGCCGATCCCCGGCGCCGACGCCTTCCTGAAGAAGCTGCGTGAGTCCGGGAAGCCCTTCCTAGTCCTCACCAACAACTCGATGTACACCCCGCGCGACCTGCACGCCCGGCTGCGCCGCATGGGCCTGGACGTGCCGATCGAGAGCATCTGGACCTCGGCCCTGGCCACCGCCCAGTTCCTGGACGACCAGCGGCCGGGCGGATCGGCGTACGTCATCGGCGAGGCGGGGCTCACCACCGCGCTGCACGACATCGGCTACATCCTGACCGACCACGAGCCGGACTACGTCGTCCTCGGCGAGACCCGCACGTACTCCTTCGAGGCCATGACCAAGGCCGTGCGGCTGATCCTCGGCGGCGCCCGCTTCATCTGCACCAACCCCGACGAGACCGGCCCCTCCACCGAGGGCCCGCTGCCCGCGACCGGCGCGGTGGCGGCGCTGATCACCCAGGCGACCGGCAAGAAGCCGTACTTCGCGGGCAAGCCGAACCCCCTGATGATGCGGACCGGGCTGAACGCCATCGGGGCGCACTCCGAGTCCAGCGCGATGATCGGCGACCGCATGGACACCGATGTGCTGGCCGGCATGGAGGCCGGGATGCAGACGTTCCTGGTGCTCACCGGCCTGACCCGGCCCGACCAGGTCGAGGACTTCCCGTACCGGCCCTCGCAGGTCCTGGACTCGATCGCGGACCTCGTCGACCGGGTCTAG
- a CDS encoding class F sortase: MSELDLERVRRRPSGTGRLLAGVAWVVLLLGLWLWGREVTDVRHGISAPTTGDMAAAGRPPDVKLPPAHRPLGDALPQRVDIPGIGVQAPVVARGLDRRGALDPPPYDQPGVVGWYAGGVAPGAPGTALMVGHVDSETRPAVFYKVSALRPGQTIRVIRADTKVAEFTVESVQVLTRDRFDAHQAYGPRRSGRAELRLVTCGGSFDRTTGSYTANVVVSAYLTGTGL, from the coding sequence GTGTCCGAACTCGACCTGGAGCGGGTGCGCCGACGCCCCTCCGGCACCGGCCGTCTGCTCGCCGGTGTCGCCTGGGTGGTGCTGCTGCTCGGGCTCTGGCTCTGGGGCCGTGAGGTGACCGACGTACGGCACGGCATCTCCGCGCCCACCACGGGCGACATGGCAGCGGCCGGACGCCCCCCGGACGTGAAACTGCCCCCCGCGCACCGCCCGCTGGGCGACGCCCTGCCGCAGCGCGTCGACATCCCCGGCATCGGCGTCCAGGCACCGGTCGTGGCGCGCGGCCTGGACCGGCGCGGGGCGCTCGATCCGCCGCCGTACGACCAGCCGGGCGTGGTCGGCTGGTACGCGGGCGGGGTGGCGCCCGGGGCGCCGGGGACGGCGCTGATGGTCGGTCATGTCGACAGCGAGACCCGGCCCGCCGTCTTCTACAAGGTCAGTGCCCTGCGGCCGGGCCAGACCATCCGGGTGATCCGGGCCGACACCAAGGTCGCCGAGTTCACCGTCGAGTCCGTCCAGGTCCTCACCCGCGACCGCTTCGACGCCCACCAGGCCTACGGTCCCCGCCGCTCGGGCCGGGCCGAACTGCGGCTGGTCACCTGCGGCGGCAGCTTCGACCGTACGACCGGAAGCTATACGGCGAACGTGGTGGTGTCGGCGTACCTCACCGGTACGGGACTGTGA
- a CDS encoding glycoside hydrolase family 6 protein — MYGSRGAGTTAGRRMSAVVLGAALLITGCSSSDGGDESDGGADAGAGITQQPKEKAPFWVNPDGTAAQQVAALEKSGKKGEAEQIRKIAEQPVAEWVGPDNPEEQTRGFTEAADKAGRTALLVLYNIPHRDCGQYSQGGAADGNAYREWLDGVAAGIGDRSATVILEPDALLHVVDGCTPQQFHEERFDLLKGAVAKLKALKNTKVYLDAGNAGWGHPDQIFEPLNRAGIDQADGFSVNVSNFYATDKSIAYGKQLSAKVGNKHFVIDTSRNGKGPYTQGNPDERWCNPPGRALGETPTTKTADPLVDAYLWVKRPGESDGECKGGPKAGQWWSDYALKLSKASS, encoded by the coding sequence ATGTACGGCAGCAGGGGGGCCGGGACGACCGCCGGGAGGCGGATGTCCGCAGTGGTGCTGGGGGCGGCACTGCTGATCACGGGGTGTTCCTCCTCCGACGGAGGAGACGAATCGGACGGCGGCGCGGACGCGGGCGCCGGGATCACCCAACAGCCCAAGGAAAAGGCCCCCTTCTGGGTCAACCCGGACGGCACCGCGGCCCAGCAGGTCGCCGCGCTGGAGAAGTCCGGCAAGAAGGGGGAGGCCGAGCAGATCCGCAAGATCGCCGAGCAGCCCGTCGCCGAGTGGGTCGGCCCGGACAACCCCGAGGAACAGACCCGGGGCTTCACCGAGGCCGCCGACAAGGCCGGCCGTACGGCCCTGCTCGTGCTCTACAACATCCCGCACCGCGACTGCGGCCAGTACTCCCAGGGCGGCGCCGCCGACGGCAACGCCTACCGCGAGTGGCTCGACGGCGTGGCGGCGGGCATCGGCGACCGGTCGGCCACGGTCATCCTGGAACCGGACGCCCTGCTGCACGTCGTCGACGGCTGCACCCCGCAGCAGTTCCACGAGGAGCGCTTCGACCTCCTCAAGGGCGCCGTCGCCAAGCTGAAGGCGCTGAAGAACACGAAGGTCTACCTGGACGCGGGCAACGCCGGCTGGGGGCACCCCGACCAGATCTTCGAGCCCCTGAACCGGGCCGGCATCGACCAGGCCGACGGCTTCTCCGTCAACGTCTCCAACTTCTACGCCACCGACAAGTCCATCGCCTACGGCAAGCAGCTCTCCGCCAAGGTCGGGAACAAGCACTTCGTCATCGACACCAGCCGCAACGGCAAGGGCCCCTACACCCAGGGCAACCCGGACGAGCGCTGGTGCAACCCGCCGGGCCGCGCGCTGGGCGAGACACCCACGACGAAGACGGCCGACCCGCTGGTCGACGCCTATCTGTGGGTCAAGCGCCCCGGCGAGTCGGACGGCGAGTGCAAGGGCGGCCCCAAGGCGGGCCAGTGGTGGTCGGACTACGCCCTGAAGCTGAGCAAGGCCAGCTCCTAG